The proteins below are encoded in one region of Aquisphaera giovannonii:
- a CDS encoding aldo/keto reductase, giving the protein MSDPVPTAMQRRAFMQSGAGVAAALAFTTSSITHGQEPSAAESPAPALPTRRLGKTGVDVTILNAGTLRIAGFMDRLLRLSFARGVRHYDTARVYGSEPAFKKWFAERPEVRKQIFLATKQPVRSFGEVLKGIDERLDELGTDYIDLLYYHGLGKKQVDWPKSKEMKDEVEAIKKTGKVRFVGFTTHDSTIPQLLENAAIGNFVDVIMLAYAPWMKKDSPLNKALDRCHDKDIGLIAMKLFAGRGALAQVKDRVPALKERGLTPHQGLLHAAWSDERLANVCIAMTNTDQLREAVEAARRFQPLRAAQIDELRDAVLDSNPTMCANCDGSCGHAGGTKAELGQLARLLTYHDDLGARVLAREEYAGLTAEQRDWHDADLEAARKACHSGLDFATLLPRVDRLLG; this is encoded by the coding sequence ATGTCCGATCCAGTGCCCACCGCGATGCAACGTCGCGCCTTCATGCAGTCCGGGGCCGGCGTCGCGGCCGCGCTCGCCTTCACGACTTCATCGATCACCCACGGCCAGGAACCAAGCGCGGCCGAAAGCCCGGCGCCGGCCCTCCCCACGCGCAGGCTCGGGAAGACCGGCGTGGACGTGACCATCCTCAACGCGGGCACCCTCCGGATCGCCGGCTTCATGGACCGGCTGCTCCGCCTCTCCTTCGCCCGCGGCGTCCGACATTACGACACGGCCAGGGTCTACGGCTCGGAGCCGGCCTTCAAGAAGTGGTTCGCCGAGAGGCCCGAGGTCCGCAAGCAGATTTTCCTCGCCACGAAGCAACCCGTACGGTCGTTCGGGGAGGTCCTCAAGGGCATCGACGAGCGCCTCGACGAGCTGGGGACGGACTACATCGACCTGCTCTACTACCACGGCCTCGGCAAGAAGCAGGTGGACTGGCCCAAGAGCAAGGAGATGAAGGACGAGGTCGAGGCCATCAAGAAGACGGGCAAGGTCAGGTTCGTCGGCTTCACCACGCACGATTCGACGATCCCGCAGCTCCTCGAGAACGCGGCGATCGGCAACTTCGTGGACGTGATCATGCTGGCTTACGCGCCCTGGATGAAGAAGGACTCGCCGCTCAACAAGGCCCTCGACCGCTGCCACGACAAGGACATCGGCCTGATCGCCATGAAGCTCTTCGCCGGCCGGGGGGCGTTGGCCCAGGTCAAGGACCGGGTGCCCGCACTGAAGGAACGCGGGCTGACCCCGCATCAGGGCCTCCTCCATGCCGCCTGGAGCGACGAGCGGCTCGCGAACGTCTGCATCGCGATGACGAACACCGACCAGTTGCGGGAGGCCGTCGAGGCCGCACGCCGATTCCAGCCCCTCAGGGCGGCCCAGATCGACGAGCTCCGCGACGCCGTCCTCGACTCGAATCCGACGATGTGCGCGAACTGCGACGGCAGCTGCGGCCACGCCGGTGGAACGAAGGCCGAGCTGGGCCAGCTCGCCCGCCTCCTCACCTACCACGACGACCTCGGTGCCCGCGTCCTGGCCCGCGAGGAGTACGCGGGCCTCACCGCCGAGCAGCGCGACTGGCACGACGCCGACCTGGAGGCGGCCCGCAAGGCCTGCCACAGCGGCCTGGACTTCGCGACCTTGCTCCCCCGGGTGGACAGGCT